The genomic window TCATTACATAGCCTGCCAAAGTTTATTCACCATAATCGTGAACACAGTAGTAGTTCTGTACCATACCTATTAcggtatgaaaatttcagaccAAATAATTTTCGATGAGCGGGTGAAATGTGCTTGAATGTAGAGTGCTCCAGACAGAACTTGAGATCATTCGTAATTTGCTTCTGGGTATGTACATACAAACATACACTCCGTATTGTTTGTTTAAGCAATGTAgtactcctacctttaccgaccaagcAAATTCACGCTTATTTTCGCTTTATCAAGTGAACAAATGAGCGAGAACGGTGCATCATTCTTTCATAGTAAAATTTAAGAAAGTTATCGATATACTGAAAATCATCTAAAAATGTAAGGTTTTCTGATTCATTTTACGGTTTTCGCATTTCCCGCATTTCTGAGGCCATAATCTTTGCTGGCGAGTGACCACGAAGTAATACTATTCGTGCGAGTGACTTTTTTCGTTCTGGAAAAAATGAAGAGTAGAACGAGCCAGTCAAGGATCAGTAacctcggtcggtaagggtaggagtaCCATATGGCTATCGGCTGTTTCACATTGGTGCGGAGCGCGATCAAGCGGTAGCAAATAcaatgtaataaatataatgttcACTAGATTTCATGCATTTTGATTGGTTGCCGCTCAACCCCGCCTATGTGAACTCACCCTTAACATCAGCTGGAATCAATAGTTCACAAACGCACGTAGAATCGCCTGAACGCGGTTTGATAGGGTACTGCAATTACTGTTGAATGTTGAGTCAAACGGATGTAGTAGCTGCTGGTTGTTCGACATGGAAGATGATTGCTTCAACTAATTGTTAAATCTGAAAGACTAAAAAACTTTACGTTTAATAATAATGCGTAATGTAGGTAAGTTTAAATAAAAGGTTATAAAATGTGATGCAAACAAAATAtctattttaaattaattatttgcgAAATCAGCATGCGACCTGTCAAAATTTCGACGGTAGAAAGAGATGTAAGGTTCCCCCACCATCTATTGCAGAATATTTACGCGGGAATGTTTACGCTTCTACCGCCCTTTTAGTCAGGTAATTCGGTGTCAGTGCCCCTGATTTTGTCCTCTGTCTGTCCTGTTAGTAGAATTAGCCCGAAGAAAAATtagtttaatataaataattccgTAAGTAccgtaattaaaatattattctagCCTGACAATAGATTCATTCCTACAATCACAGAGTGATGAAAATATCCATGTGATTTTCACGCATGGTGAAATCATTGAATATGTGcaatgtgaataaataattgatatcgTCTTCAATATCTCAATAATATTGTGTATTGTTCTACTTTTAATTTGATTCCGGTAATCTTTCATTCGATTCAAATCAAATTTGtcatattttcgttttcattttcattttcatttcaccttTATTGTGACACATAACAAGTAGAGGCAACATAAACCGTTATGAGCAATAAATAACTTATATATCCCTAGGAGTAGGTTACCTTTTGTTGTGTGCTATCAGAAGCCGACTATACAAAAGTTAAAGTACATCCGTTGAGTTGACTTCGTTGTATTCCTTGTTGAAATAGCATACTTGCAGGGAAACTTTTTGCAAGAATGAGTGCTTCACCCAATAAAAACTGCAAGCGGCTTTTCACGGTGTGTATAGAAGGCAATATCGGTAGTGGAAAAACcacatttttgaataatttcaaagcaaATGATAATATGCTGGTTCTCCAAGAACCAGTGGAACTTTGGCGCGACGTTGGTGGAACTAATTTGTTGGTAAGAATGCAAACAATCATAATCACAGTAACAGTAAAGTAGAAATCtaaagtttttttcttacgtatTCCGTTGcaggaaaaaatgtataaggATCCTGTTAGGTACGGTTGCCTATTCCAATCTTACGTTCAACTGACAATGCTTCAACTGCATACTCAGAAAACTAATCTACCTTTTAAAGTTATGGAAAGATCTGTATATAGCGCTCGCTGCTTCATTGAGAATATGAAACGTACCAAAATGTTGGAAAAGGTGGAAATAGATATTCTGGAACAGTGGCACGAATGGTGTATCCAGCGTGCTGACATTCAAACAGACTTGATAGGTAACTAGTGCACTCCAATATTCCCCACTCATAACATTATGAAGAAAAAGGAGCTTAcacttacgtttttttttgtttttttcttttttttttttgtagctaAATGTTGCAACCACTATATTGAATTCTTTCACACAtctgtttatatatatttcaaatttacaacagTGTACTTACGAACATCTCCAGAAGTAGTTTATGAGCGGATGCGAACTCGGGCTCGTAAAGAAGAAGATTGCGTGTCATTAGAGTATTTACGACAAGTTCATGATGTACACGACGACTGGCTTTATAATCGGTCTCTATTTTCCGTACCTGCCCCAGTGATGGTTCTGGATGCAAACAAAAGTGTAAGTGAGATGATggcagaatttgaaaaatgcagACGCAGTATATTTGAAAACAGAGACAAATTAATcatggaaaacaaaaatatgcaAAAGAGAAGAAACGTCGAACCTATGTCGCCATTGTCACctacaaaaatttcagttgGTAGCGTCtagtgatgaaaaaatcgcATAGGTAAAGAaagaattaatattttaatgtAATGTGATTacaacatatatatttttatcaattatattgattattttatcGTCCCAAGATTGGAGTTGACTTTTCACGTTGTGTTTGTTCACAAATAACATACTGTACTAttagagtgtttcaaaaaaacctactatttttcttttttcgaagaacattgaaaaatcttctgagtgtccctcaaaaatgacctcggtaaaatatgcgcacttaatattgatatttagaggtggcgattctcaattttctatttcccatttaaataacatgggaaaaatatttttaaaaatttggaattttattgctcgaaaacgaatcagtgtgaatatataaacaaaacatattcttgtaggaaattttaccctctacaaaaaagatctgaataaagatttgcgtaaggtaagtcgtttcggagttatcaggcctcaaacatcgaaccgtttgaaataatgatgttattaatttataaatgctacaaaactgactcatatcacttaattctaaatttttaaaaaattttttcccatgttatttgaatgggaaatagaaaattgagaatcgccacctctaaatatcaatattaagagctcatattttaccgagttcatttttgagggacactcgggaagatttttcaatgttctaccaaaaaaaaaaattgtcggtttttttgaaacactctaCTGTACTATACTACTGAAGGCATGAGTTGAATCTTACACATCGGATTTTTAGCTATATATTACATGCAGTTTTTACAGTTATTTCAACTTCCGGGATGAATTTATATCTGCTTATTTACCCAGCTCTAGCTCGTTACAAACATTCGATCACTTGTTGACAAAACTGTTTGTACACTCATTTTATTGTTATGTCACATTGTGGCTAAAATAATAGGTGTACTTGCAAGTCTTTTCTCCCGTGGCATCCGTACCATATTGCATTTGCAATCTACTTCTGTAGTAGTAAATTGtgttgaattaaatttagTGAGGAATAGTTTAGGAATTGTGAACAACTcagacattttattttttgttttttgttattttatcaTGCTGTAACtcataaaatatgtaattaaCTGTATATATGGACGCACGCATATCCAACTGTCCTTATTCAATCTTTTGCCTTGAGATGTAGagttatgaaaaattgaacaaacttAGAAAATTTAAGATTTAGGTAGAAGGGGAGAGTTGGAGCGGTTGATAAAAGATACGATAGTGAGATCCAAaccaactattttttttttattgcatacatgtatgccttatatgtacatttttcaaatttcaagacaACAATAAAGAATATATGTAAACATATACCTGTAAACGTAACACTCTATAGTATACATGGCTGGAATGCTTGAATGGCGCACAATGTAACTGCAATAATTAGGAATCAGTTTTCCttcaattccaaaatttgagtaTCGCACAATTGTTCTACACTATTCGTTATACACGGATATCATTCTTCACGAAAAATTCGTCAAACAAATTATTGctcaaaattacaatatttacaccCAACTGGGACTTTAACATTGACGCATATTGCACCAGAAACATTAGTTATGTTTATATGTAATTAGTATAAAAGTTGAACAtatgttataaaataatttgccATATGTTTGATAAAAAACGCATACCAATAGCATTTATCGGGCTTGTATAAAAATCATTCATTCGACATACAGCCCAATTAATAGGCTATGTATAACAGAAATgaggaattatttttatcataaaaGATTCAGTCGGTTAAGCAGGTTTGTTGTAGGAATCTGCTAATTGTTCAGCACAATCGTACTCTCGACATGACCAAATTATAGAAATCAACTGACCCAACTGAGCGTCTTCTGCCTTAGCTTGTTTCCAGTCGAGAAGTAGTTTATAGACGACCTGCAACAAAGAACAGTCTGAAAATGCTGTAACTACAGATTTTGTAGGTACTCTTGTTGAATAAGTCATCTGAATTACCTCGGCAATGCCGTTgtctttataattttcttcaaattgttCAACTTGCCCCTCTGAATAGCCTAATTTTCTTGCTACGTCACGCCACCCGTATCCAATATGTGATTTTATTACAAGCATATCATCTCtgctaatttcttttttactcttACTAATTTCCATGACATCATGTGGCATTGGTTTAAACTTTGGTTTTTGAGGAAACCCTTCAGAATTTGTTTTCCTATTTTCCCCATACTGATGAGTCACCTTCGAAACATAAGTCACCTTGGGACCAATGTTGATTCCAGTTccattaattatattataattcacaATATTTGCATTGGGtgctgtaagaaaaaaattaaaaacaatgtgattaatatttatcttaattattttaatgtgtccacggaaaattttcattgtataaCCAACATTCAACTTACATGTTTTGCGTTTCGATTTGGCATAGCCTCGAGGACTCCTAGATCTTGTTTCCGATTTGAAACTTCCAGCAGAACCAGAGTTTTCTGGATTTAGAAGCTCAGGTTGAGGTATCGATGTATTCGATTCAGATCTTTGTCTTTTAACTTCTGGCGTACTGTTTCTTGTATCATCGGGTTCAGGAGTTGCTGGTACTGATTTTTGTTTAATCTCTGTAGGTGGcacatttaaattttcttctgCAATAATTCTCGGTGGATCCGGTCTTGCATCTGTAGTCAGACATTGTAGCCGGCGCGCCAGAGCTGTGATTCCGGACATTTTTgcttgatctttttttttaattcatgcAAGATATCGccacccaaaatttttaagtacCTCTTGACCTTGTGACGACTCTACTCGTAGATGTCACTCCTGCAACATTTTTATCTCGTAACAACAAATTGTATTTCAGGTGTAATACCGCGATTCTTGCAGTAGAACTATTCACACCAGTAGCATATGACAATACGAATTACTATTTGGTAGCAATTTGGAATTCGATCGATATAAACTGAACATAGCGATAACGCCGCTCTTTAAAAATAGATTACCCACACATTGTGGAAGAggcgtgaaattgaaaactatttCTGGGTGCTTGAAGAAAGTGTCAAACTTGAGATACGGTTTTTGCACAATTTGTATCTGTTGGTtggtttcataattttcaaaagagaaaattaatgtgaaaataatacttGGTACagaacgaaatttttcaactgctTGAGAAAGCtttcctaattttttatcaacaataagagtatttctttttccaaattgTAATAATAGTTTTTCCACCTCAATAGACAATACAATTTATATGCACAATGATAAAGGAAAATAATAGTCTTGATTTCTGGAGCTCCTGTGCACATGAGAATAGCGAACACCGATAAACATGGTATTTTCTATACAAAATGTAATGGTAAATAAGATTGTCCTTAATGTGTGCTTTTTCTCATCCACACTTATGCCATAAATGGGCGAATATGCATCAGAAAACAAGCCAGAGAAAAACAAGTAAGATAGTGCAGGCGCATTCAAGTatgatgttgaaaatttttacgccaATCCTTTGTTGAACAATTGCACAAAAGTAaaacaacaatatttttcaagctaATCGTTTACAACTGTAcctgaatatttctatttaCTATTGCGATTTGGTAGAAAACAtgttatttctttatttttgcgtTAATTGGAAATGTATTGGGGTTACTTTGTTCAGAAATGTATGTAGAATGGGGCTATTATGCCCCTTATTTCGTTTGAGATGCGTGGATTTGGATAACTCGACGTTAAATCGACCTTCTTAAATATataatctttgaaattttaatttccccACATGTTTACAAGCATACACATATTAAATTCTTCAACGAGATAACGACTGTATATTTTCCTGGAAAATCAAGTATGCCATTGTGCGGTTTCGAACAATGCAATGTTTCGATATCCAcacatttatttatcatcaGAAATACACCTTTTGTCACGCGCTTTGAAACGTACAATAAACGGTTAAATAGTGCCGATAAATCCAACTGATCGAGATCATGTATTCACATTATAAATTGAACAACTTACGCATATGTTTTGTGTCGAGCCAGTGTTTGTTGAAATATGGAAGATATAATCGGCACGTGAATTATTTTAAGCAAATTTTTCCTGTAACTGCTGCCTCGTCCACAACTGCGGTTCACTTCGGATCAGAACAAGATATGACACTTGTTGCGCTCACTGACGGCGAGCAAATGGTGCCCGCGCTTGTCGGGTGacaatttcttcaattatcAGAGGAGTAATAAAgcacatgtataaataaaccTGGACGTAATCCGACAAATAGTTTGTCCTAGACTGTAGTGCAATTACCAGACCAATTCACATGGAATAAAGTTACAAGGATTCAGTCGCTCGAtcattaatttgaaaaagaaatatctaAAATTACGATCTGAGAGAAGGGGGCTTTCACAGCAGACGACGTATCGTAAAAGTGATTAATTATGCAATAATACTCGgtcaattatttttgcaaaattctaATCTCATGACGAGTGAAATGGACGAGAAGAATTGCTTTGTAAAGTATTCTTTATCCGCTTCTTCTATGGATAGGTTAAATCCTATCAGAGATCAGTCGATGCATCAAACTTCCGAAATGAAAAACGCATGGCGCATCATAAGTTGGGTGGTGAGTAATAGGAATTCCCGTGTTTTAATCAACACCTAACACCATGTAAGTTGTTTATGTGTGAACATGTTTTTCTCCGCTTATGCTTACGTGCGTGAACGTAAATCCCGCATGATTGGTATTCCACGTATGGCACACACTTAATTTGACAGAAACCTTTATTGGTTCGTCCATCTTTGTAAATACTTCGACTATCCAATGACTGATGCAGCAGATCGTAAAGCGGGAATTAGaaactttataattttcataataCATGGAGTTATGGAATACCGAAAATTATGATTGACTAATGAGATTACTGAAGTTCTACTGTATCTGCAGAATCGTAGTTCTAGTTGATAATTGATTCCAGGAACCTGAACAAATAACTGTGGAGGAAGATGACAAAGATAATGTACAGGCAACAGTAAACCGGGCAATATCAAGCCAGGATGGCATTTCAGAATCAATACAAGCCACGCAATATGGTTTTACGCAAGTCGAAAGATCAGGCTCGACGTTCGGATCAATTTgctcaattgaaaatt from Neodiprion lecontei isolate iyNeoLeco1 chromosome 1, iyNeoLeco1.1, whole genome shotgun sequence includes these protein-coding regions:
- the LOC107219391 gene encoding deoxynucleoside kinase isoform X2, producing the protein MRNVGKLFARMSASPNKNCKRLFTVCIEGNIGSGKTTFLNNFKANDNMLVLQEPVELWRDVGGTNLLEKMYKDPVRYGCLFQSYVQLTMLQLHTQKTNLPFKVMERSVYSARCFIENMKRTKMLEKVEIDILEQWHEWCIQRADIQTDLIVYLRTSPEVVYERMRTRARKEEDCVSLEYLRQVHDVHDDWLYNRSLFSVPAPVMVLDANKSVSEMMAEFEKCRRSIFENRDKLIMENKNMQKRRNVEPMSPLSPTKISVGSV
- the LOC107219391 gene encoding deoxynucleoside kinase isoform X1 — protein: MRNHATCQNFDGRKRCKVPPPSIAEYLRGNVYASTALLVSILAGKLFARMSASPNKNCKRLFTVCIEGNIGSGKTTFLNNFKANDNMLVLQEPVELWRDVGGTNLLEKMYKDPVRYGCLFQSYVQLTMLQLHTQKTNLPFKVMERSVYSARCFIENMKRTKMLEKVEIDILEQWHEWCIQRADIQTDLIVYLRTSPEVVYERMRTRARKEEDCVSLEYLRQVHDVHDDWLYNRSLFSVPAPVMVLDANKSVSEMMAEFEKCRRSIFENRDKLIMENKNMQKRRNVEPMSPLSPTKISVGSV
- the LOC107219391 gene encoding deoxynucleoside kinase isoform X3; translation: MSASPNKNCKRLFTVCIEGNIGSGKTTFLNNFKANDNMLVLQEPVELWRDVGGTNLLEKMYKDPVRYGCLFQSYVQLTMLQLHTQKTNLPFKVMERSVYSARCFIENMKRTKMLEKVEIDILEQWHEWCIQRADIQTDLIVYLRTSPEVVYERMRTRARKEEDCVSLEYLRQVHDVHDDWLYNRSLFSVPAPVMVLDANKSVSEMMAEFEKCRRSIFENRDKLIMENKNMQKRRNVEPMSPLSPTKISVGSV
- the LOC107219434 gene encoding protein immune deficiency — encoded protein: MSGITALARRLQCLTTDARPDPPRIIAEENLNVPPTEIKQKSVPATPEPDDTRNSTPEVKRQRSESNTSIPQPELLNPENSGSAGSFKSETRSRSPRGYAKSKRKTSPNANIVNYNIINGTGINIGPKVTYVSKVTHQYGENRKTNSEGFPQKPKFKPMPHDVMEISKSKKEISRDDMLVIKSHIGYGWRDVARKLGYSEGQVEQFEENYKDNGIAEVVYKLLLDWKQAKAEDAQLGQLISIIWSCREYDCAEQLADSYNKPA